A window of Candidatus Hydrogenedentota bacterium genomic DNA:
GCAGCGCGCCGGAAGAAGTAAAGAAGAGGACTACGTGGTCATTGAAAACCGTGAGGAAGCGATCCGCCATGCCATCGGGCGGGCGAAACAGGGCGATCTGGTCATGATCGCGGGCAAGGGCCACGAGGACTACCAGATCCTGGCCGACAAGACGATTCACTTTGATGATCGGGAAGTCGCGGCCGCGGCCATCGGGGCGCGGGGCTGATGGGCTGGCGCTATACTCTCAACGAGCTCGCCGCGTGGTTGAATTGTGATGCGGGCGCCCACGGCGATGTGGCCGTCACCGGCGTTTCGACGGATACGCGCACGATAGCGCCCGGCGACCTCTTCGTAGCCCTGGAAGGGCCGAATTTCGACGCGGACGATTTCGTGGCCGCAGCCTTCGTACGGGGGGCCGCCGCCGCCATCTGCAAGCGCCCCCATGCCGAGGGCCCTTGCCTCGAAGTAACCAATCCGCTCGGCGCGTTGCAGTGTTGGGCCACCCGCCATCGCATGAGTCACGATATCCCCATCTTCGCCGTGACCGGTTCCTGTGGCAAGACGACGACAAAAGATCTCACGGCCGCACTGCTCGAAAGCCGCTATACGGTCGTGAAAACCAAAGGCAACTTGAACAACGACATCGGCTGCCCGCTTTCGCTCCTGCGCATCGATCGGGACACCTCCTTCGCCGTAATCGAGATGGGCGCGAACCACGTCGGGGAGATTGACCAACTGTGCGGCATCGCCCGACCCACGGAAACCGCGGTGACCATCGTCGCGCCGAGCCACCTCGAAGGCTTCGGCAGCATCGAGGCCGTCGCCAGGGCCAAGAGCGAAATTGTCAACAGCCTCGACGCCGACGGGTGCTTCTATAAGAACATGGACAATCCCTGGTGCCGCGCCATGGGCGAGAACTTCCGCGGTGAGATTGTGCGCTTCGGTCGCGAGGGGGACGTGGTTCTAAAGTCCCAGTCCTTCGATGCCTCCGGCGAAATGGTGCTGGATATCGACCCTGTCGGTACGATTCGTCTGCCTCTGCTTGTGCCGGCGCACGCGACCAACGTGCTGCTCGCCGTCGCCGTGGGGTTGCGCCATGGCATCACGGAATTCGAAGGACCCCTGCGCGCCGCCTGCGGCGCCGCGGCCCGCTTCAAGGTGCGGACCGTGGGGCCCTTTGAATTACTCGACGATACCTACAACGCCAATCCCGCCAGCATGGCCGCCGCACTGGAGGCGCTCGCCGCCCGCGCGGTCAAAGGAAAGCGCATCGCCGTGCTGGGGGGAATGCTCGAGCTGGGCGAAGACGCCGCGGCCCTGCATCGGCGTGTCGGCGGCCTCGCCGGAGAGCACGGCGTGGACGCCGTGTTTGCCTACGGCGAGCACGCTTGTGATATCATAGCCGGCGCGCGCGAGGCCGGAATCCTCCGGTCGGAAGCGTTCGATTCCCACGAAGCCATCGCCGATGCCCTCGTTCTCTCAGCCGCACCAGGCGATTCCATACTTCTCAAAGGCTCCCGAGGTATGCGCATGGAACGCGTTGCGGAGCAACTGGAGCGGCGTTTCCCGCCGGTCGGCGAGGAGTAGCCCCCTAGTTTATGTTGTATTACCTCACTCAGGCCCTTATCCCCTACATCAGCGAACTCGACGTATTCCGTTACCACACGGTGCGCGCGGGCGGTGCCGCGATCACGGGCTTTCTATTCTGCCTGCTGGTCGGGCCGCGGTTGATCGCCCTGCTGCGCGCGTTGAAAGTGGGCCAGATTATCAAGAAGGACCACGTTGCCGATCTCCATGCTCTTCACAAGGGCAAAGCGGGCACACCCACCATGGGTGGCGTGATCATCATTCTCTCCACGGTGCTCTCCCTGTTGCTCTGGAGCACCCTGACCAACCGCCTGCTCTGGGTCGCGGTCGGCGTACTCGTGTTGCTCGGCGCTGTCGGCTTTCTCGACGACTTCATCAAGCTCAAGCGCAAACACAACGACGGCCTCAGCGCCCGGGCCAAGTTCTTCGGCCAGATCCTCACGGGCGGACTATTGGGCCTGTATCTCTTCTTTAATCCCATCACCCTCGGCGACATGTGGGTCGGCCCCCGCGATATCGAGGACTGGAATCTGCTCACCAGGACCCTGGTCGCCGCCGAGGACCAGCCCGCCGATTCGCCCGGCGGCCGCATCTGGGCCAGTCTGGATCATGAATTGCGGTCCGTGCTCAAGCTGTCCGAAAGCGTGGAGTTTCTACCGGTCGACTACCGCATTCCCGTGCTGGTCTCCATGAACGCGGCCCTGAATCAGGGTCGATGGGCGGACACCTTTTCCATCCCCGAGGCGGCCATGGATGCCGAATACAAGCGCCTCTCCGAAACGCCCTTCGACGATCTCGACGACGTGGACAAAGTGCGCTACAACCGGCGGGTGCTCGAAGCCTCGATGCCCGGCGTAATCGCGGGGAGCGTCTCCAACCTCCACACGCGCGTGGGACTCCCGGGCTTCAAAGATGTCCTCATCCCTCTGGGACCGTTCTACATACTTTTCGTGATTTTTATCATCGTCAGTGTCTCCAATGCGGTGAATCTTACCGACGGCCTCGACGGGCTGGCGGCCGGCACGTCGGTGGTGTCCATCTTCACCTTCGCCGCCATTGCCTATGTGGTCAGTCGCGCCGACTGGTCCTACTACCTTTACCTGACGCACATTCCCGAAGCCAGCGAACTGTTCGTTTTCGGCGCCGCGCTCCTGGGCACCGGCCTCGGCTTCCTCTGGTTCAACGCCCACCCGGCCGAAGTCTTCATGGGCGACACGGGTTCCCTCGCCCTCGGCGGAGCCATCGCCACCATGGCCATCCTCACGAAACAGGAACTGCTGCTGCCCATCGTCGCCGGGCTCTTCGTGATGGAGGCCGGCAGCGTGGTGATTCAGGTGGCCTCCTTTAAGATGACGGGCAAGCGCGTGTTTCGCATGGCGCCGCTCCATCACCATTTCGAACTGCTCGGCTGGACGGAAACCAAGGTGACCGTGCGATTCTGGATCATCGCCTTTCTGTTTTCGCTCATGAGCTTTGCAACGTTGAAATTGCGGTGAGGTGACGGCGATGAATTGGCATGGGATCAACGTGACGATAGTCGGGATGGGGCGTTCCGCCGCCGGCGCCGCCGCCCTGCTTGTGCGGCAAGGTGCCCGGCCCTTCGTGACGGATAGCGGCGCAGGCCCGCGCCTCGCCCCATGGCAGGCGGAACTCGACCGCCTCGGCGTTCCCCATGAGTCCGGCGGGCACAGCAACCGGGCGTGGCTCAACGCCGATCTTATTGTGCTGAGCCCCGGTGTGCCACCCGCCATCGCACCGCTGGAAGCCGCACGCCGGCGCGGTATTCCCGTGATGGGCGAGCTCGAGTTGGCAAGCCGTTTTGCGGACGCCCCTATCCTCGCGGTGACCGGTACCAATGGGAAAACCACGGTGACGGAAATGATCCGCCACGTCTTGTGCGCCCTGGGCCATGACGCCGTGCTCGCCGGCAACAACCACACGTCCTTCTCCAGCGCCGTGGCCACGAATCCCCGTCCCGATTACTTTGTGCTGGAAGTGAGCAGTTATCAGTTGGAGACCGCTGACGCCTTTCGGCCGCGCAGCGGCGCCGTGCTCAATGTAACCCCCGACCATCTGGGCCGTCATGGGACCATGGAGAATTACGCCGATACCAAGGCGCGCCTCTTCGCGAACCAGTCCACCGCCCTCGAAACGGCCGTCTTGAATGGGGACGACCCCATGGTCCGAACCATGGTGACCCCGCCCGGCGTTCGGCGTCTCCACTTCAGTCTCGACCCCGAATCCGAATGCGAACTTCTCTGGGACGGCACAAGTGTCCGGGTCGAGGGCAATGCGCTGCCCTTTTCCTGTCCCGTTCCGGGCCGACACAACCTGGCCAACGCCCTGGCGGCTCTCGGCGTGCTCTACGGCGCGGGATTGGAGCCCCCATCCTGTCTGGCCGCGCTGGAGTCCTTTCAGGCCGTGGAGCATCGCCTGGAATGGTCCGGTGATCGGGACGGCGTGGCCTTCTACAACGACTCGAAATCGACCAACATAGATAGCCTCCGCGTCGCGCTGGAGAGCTTCGACCGACCCGTGACCCTTATCGCCGGCGGCGAAGGCAAAGGCAGCAGCTATGACAGCCTGGTGCCCCTCGTGCGGGAAAAAGTATCTCACTTTGTCGCCATGGGCGCGGAGGGTCCCATCCTTGCCGAGGCCTTCGGCGCTTCCGTGCCGTTGACGTTGGTCCATGACATGGCGGAAGCCTTGGCGGCGGCTGTGGCGGCAACACCGACGGGCGGCATCGTGCTGTTGTCCCCCGGTTGTGCGAGTTTTGACCAATACACCAATTTTGAAGAACGAGGCGCCCATTTCAAGCAACTGGTGGCGGACCTCTCCAACAAGGAGCCTGTGCGATGAAACGGGAAACGACCGCCGTAATAACCCTGGTGCTGGCCCTGACGCTGGCGGGCTGCCTCATGGTGTTCAGCGCCCGGGGCTACGACGAGAGCGCGGGGGAGCTGCGTACCCAGGTTTACGCGCTGACGATCGGCTTTGTCGTCATGCTGGTGGCCGCGCGCTTCGACTATCACCGCCTGAAAGATGGCCTGATCTTCCGGGGTGTCGTGCTGGGCACCCTGGCGCTCCTCGTGCTCGTGCTGCTCGTTGGTGATACCGTGAACGGCGCCCAGCGCTGGATCCGCGTTGCCGGCTTTCAACTCCAGCCTTCGGAGCTCGGCAAGTTTGCCCTGATTCTACTTCTCGCCGTAAAGCTCACCGACAACCGGGAAAACCTCCGCAAGTTTTTTTCGGGCTTCCTGCCGCCCGCCTTCATTGCCGTGCTTTTCGCCGGGCTCGTTCTGGCGGAGCGCGATTTGGGCGTCCCGGTGCTC
This region includes:
- the murF gene encoding UDP-N-acetylmuramoyl-tripeptide--D-alanyl-D-alanine ligase, giving the protein MGWRYTLNELAAWLNCDAGAHGDVAVTGVSTDTRTIAPGDLFVALEGPNFDADDFVAAAFVRGAAAAICKRPHAEGPCLEVTNPLGALQCWATRHRMSHDIPIFAVTGSCGKTTTKDLTAALLESRYTVVKTKGNLNNDIGCPLSLLRIDRDTSFAVIEMGANHVGEIDQLCGIARPTETAVTIVAPSHLEGFGSIEAVARAKSEIVNSLDADGCFYKNMDNPWCRAMGENFRGEIVRFGREGDVVLKSQSFDASGEMVLDIDPVGTIRLPLLVPAHATNVLLAVAVGLRHGITEFEGPLRAACGAAARFKVRTVGPFELLDDTYNANPASMAAALEALAARAVKGKRIAVLGGMLELGEDAAALHRRVGGLAGEHGVDAVFAYGEHACDIIAGAREAGILRSEAFDSHEAIADALVLSAAPGDSILLKGSRGMRMERVAEQLERRFPPVGEE
- the mraY gene encoding phospho-N-acetylmuramoyl-pentapeptide-transferase encodes the protein MLYYLTQALIPYISELDVFRYHTVRAGGAAITGFLFCLLVGPRLIALLRALKVGQIIKKDHVADLHALHKGKAGTPTMGGVIIILSTVLSLLLWSTLTNRLLWVAVGVLVLLGAVGFLDDFIKLKRKHNDGLSARAKFFGQILTGGLLGLYLFFNPITLGDMWVGPRDIEDWNLLTRTLVAAEDQPADSPGGRIWASLDHELRSVLKLSESVEFLPVDYRIPVLVSMNAALNQGRWADTFSIPEAAMDAEYKRLSETPFDDLDDVDKVRYNRRVLEASMPGVIAGSVSNLHTRVGLPGFKDVLIPLGPFYILFVIFIIVSVSNAVNLTDGLDGLAAGTSVVSIFTFAAIAYVVSRADWSYYLYLTHIPEASELFVFGAALLGTGLGFLWFNAHPAEVFMGDTGSLALGGAIATMAILTKQELLLPIVAGLFVMEAGSVVIQVASFKMTGKRVFRMAPLHHHFELLGWTETKVTVRFWIIAFLFSLMSFATLKLR
- the murD gene encoding UDP-N-acetylmuramoyl-L-alanine--D-glutamate ligase, whose translation is MNWHGINVTIVGMGRSAAGAAALLVRQGARPFVTDSGAGPRLAPWQAELDRLGVPHESGGHSNRAWLNADLIVLSPGVPPAIAPLEAARRRGIPVMGELELASRFADAPILAVTGTNGKTTVTEMIRHVLCALGHDAVLAGNNHTSFSSAVATNPRPDYFVLEVSSYQLETADAFRPRSGAVLNVTPDHLGRHGTMENYADTKARLFANQSTALETAVLNGDDPMVRTMVTPPGVRRLHFSLDPESECELLWDGTSVRVEGNALPFSCPVPGRHNLANALAALGVLYGAGLEPPSCLAALESFQAVEHRLEWSGDRDGVAFYNDSKSTNIDSLRVALESFDRPVTLIAGGEGKGSSYDSLVPLVREKVSHFVAMGAEGPILAEAFGASVPLTLVHDMAEALAAAVAATPTGGIVLLSPGCASFDQYTNFEERGAHFKQLVADLSNKEPVR